The Streptomyces sp. NBC_01463 DNA window ACCGCGGCCGCGAAACGCAGAGTGCGCATACCGGTCAGGCTCCCGTCGTGGAGCCGGGGCGAACGATCATCAGCACGACGACGGCGGCCCACAGCAGGTTGAACATTCCCGTGGTCATGGAGAGGCGCGCCGCCGCCGGGCGCAGCTCCGGTGCGGCCTCCGCGGGTTGACCGAGCAGCCGGGCCTGTCCGGGCAGGACCACCGTGATCAGCAGTGCCCCGGCGGCAGCCGTGAGCGCGATCGAGGTCAGGAGCCAGGCGTCGGCCAGGACGCCCATCCGGGCCCCGGTGGCGACGCCCAGGACCGGGACGGCGATGCCGACGACCGCGTACCCGCGGCAGAGCCTGTGCAGGAACGCGGCTGTCCCGCCGTCGGACTCCCGCGCGTCACCGCCTGCCGACTGCCTTGCGTAGCGCGGGAACATCGAGGCTGCGACGGTGATCGGTCCGATCGTCAGGATCGCGGCCAGCACATGCAGCGAGAGCAGCACCTTGGTCACAAGGGTCCCTTCATGGATTTGCTGCCAATGGATTGGCTTCCAACCTATAAGTAGCACGCCGTGACGCCGTTTAGGTAGGCTGCCTGACTATGAAGACGGATGCGGTACGCGGCCACCTGGACGGACTGCTGCTGTCCGTACTGGAATCGGGCCCCCTGCACGGCTACGCGATCATCGCCGCGGTCCAGGAGCGCAGCGGCGGTGTGCTGGAGCTGCGCAAGGGCACGATCTACCCCACCCTCAACCGGCTTGAGCGGATCGGGCTGCTGAGCAGTGTCTGGGAGTCGGTGGGTGAACGCCGCCGGCGCTGCTACCGGCTCACCGACGCCGGACGGCGCAGCCTGGCGACCGAACGGACCCTGTGGCGGGAGTTCACCGCGGCGATCGGCTCGGTCCTGGAACCCGCCCCCGCCCCCGGACACGCCACGTGAAGGCGTCGGAGCCTCCGGCCGGCGACCCCGTCGAGACCCACCTCGCGGACCTGGCGGCGAGACTGCACGGCCCGGCCCGGCTCAAGGCCCGGATGGTGGACGAGCTGCGCGAAGGCCTCCTGGATGCCGCGCGGGAACTGTCGCCCGATGCCGAACCCGGCCGGGAGGCGGCACGCCGGGCGATCCGCGAGTTCGGCACCGTGGCCGAACTGGCCCCCAGCTTCCAGTACGAACTGACCGTCACTCAGGCCCGTCACACCGCACGTACCGTCATGCTGATCGTCCCGTGCCTGCTGGTGTGCTGGTCCCTGGTCGAGCTCTCCACCCGCGTGGAGGGTCACGGACTGCCCGGCTCGCTCCAGGTGGCCGTCGCGCATCTCGGCGGCCTCTCGGCCCTCACCGCACTGCCCGCGGCCGTGTTCCTCTCCGCCACTGGCTCGCTGGGCCGCCGGCTGCGCCTCCCGCAACGACTGCCTCTCGTGGTCGCCTGGTCGGGAACCGCCGCGGCGGTCGCCCTCGGACTGAGCGCCCTGACGCTCGTCGCAGCCGCCGTGATCGCCGGTGACTGGCCCCTGACCGCGGCCGCCTGTCTGATCGTCATCGCCCTCCACGCGCGTGTCGCCACGTCCGCACGCGTGTGCCGCCGGTGCGCGCGCCTGCCTGTCACCGCCCCCTGACGAGCGGACCGGGCGGGCCGGAGCGCGGTTCCCGGAATCCGGCCCGAGCCGCCGTACATGCATGGCGATTATCAGGCAACACGAAGGACAACTCGTCGACGTCACCGGCTGGTCGACGACACCGAACCAGGAGGCACCATGCCGCTCACGTTCCGCAAGAGCTTCAGGATCCTTCCGGGTGTGACCCTCAACATCAACCGCAAGTCGTGGTCGATCACGACAGGTGGCAAGCACGGTCCACGACGGACCCGGAGCAGCACCGGCCGGCGCACGACGTCGATGAATCTGCCGGGCCCCTTCGGCTGGCGCCGCACCACCCGTGCAAGCCGTCACTGAGCGGAGCGGGCGTGCGCAGGCCGGCGGCACCACCCCGGTCCCGGTCGAGTCGGCCGGACCCCCGGGTGCCGCGCCGGCATGACGCACGCCCCGCCCCCGCGGGTCGGTATGCCGGATCGCCCTGGGCCGCGCCCCGCACCTCTGAGTCCGAACGC harbors:
- a CDS encoding DUF4236 domain-containing protein; the protein is MPLTFRKSFRILPGVTLNINRKSWSITTGGKHGPRRTRSSTGRRTTSMNLPGPFGWRRTTRASRH
- a CDS encoding PadR family transcriptional regulator codes for the protein MKTDAVRGHLDGLLLSVLESGPLHGYAIIAAVQERSGGVLELRKGTIYPTLNRLERIGLLSSVWESVGERRRRCYRLTDAGRRSLATERTLWREFTAAIGSVLEPAPAPGHAT
- a CDS encoding permease prefix domain 1-containing protein — translated: MKASEPPAGDPVETHLADLAARLHGPARLKARMVDELREGLLDAARELSPDAEPGREAARRAIREFGTVAELAPSFQYELTVTQARHTARTVMLIVPCLLVCWSLVELSTRVEGHGLPGSLQVAVAHLGGLSALTALPAAVFLSATGSLGRRLRLPQRLPLVVAWSGTAAAVALGLSALTLVAAAVIAGDWPLTAAACLIVIALHARVATSARVCRRCARLPVTAP